One window of the Dreissena polymorpha isolate Duluth1 chromosome 5, UMN_Dpol_1.0, whole genome shotgun sequence genome contains the following:
- the LOC127832277 gene encoding cytochrome P450 7A1-like has translation MVAVTLYLAVAVVTLLVIYIKYFGRKRKEGEPPIVPGHFLFGNGKAFSQNAVEFIHKSTARFGKVFTIRLLNQHVTIINDPHSYEQVCKERNFDFDAIQKQVNNNVFSFKLHDSKKMIKEASKKVKGQYLYANMQSFAHHLQEAFDASTESTPAENGWCKDRLRAMSSKTMFRAIFRTIFGKEKPDDVFEPMTVYKNFDLFHKYFNFLWLGLPIKLFPKACRALEMLVQMPTSNDIINRDDVSDYIRYSTQFMKAHGQTEADIIGHNLVFLHVNYNTFRVSYWLIYYLTQHPEAIEALVAEIDDTVRVKSETCDDESDIELSIQDLDRLPVLNSILNETIRYTSGVLMVRAITEDTAFTMEDGSVHNLRAGDRVAMYPPAIHNDPEVFENPEEFKYDRFIDAKFYKDEKEIRNPLLAFGSLCPGKRLAMTQAKWFIFNLAHQFDFQTEEGQTCCPDVKYYGHEILPPTNDVDVLYRRRENRRRIEFVHDRFVTFHCVLVEVNPYRNLQSYVL, from the exons ATGGTTGCAGTCACATTATACCTCGCAGTGGCCGTTGTCACCTTATTGGTCATCTATATCAAATACTTCGGTAGAAAAAG AAAAGAGGGTGAGCCGCCAATTGTTCCTGGACACTTTTTGTTTGGCAACGGAAAGGCATTCTCGCAGAATGCAGTGGAATTCATACACAAGTCTACAGCGCGATTTGGAAAAGTGTTCACAATCCGTCTTTTAAACCAACACGTTACAATCATAAACGATCCTCATTCTTACGAACAAGTTTGCAAGGAAAGGAACTTTGACTTTGATGCGATACAAAAGCAAGTGAACAACAATGTTTTCAGTTTCAAACTCCATGATTCCAAGAAAATGATAAAGGAGGCTTCTAAGAAGGTCAAGGGCCAGTACTTATACGCCAACATGCAATCGTTCGCCCACCACTTACAGGAGGCATTCGATGCCAGCACGGAATCGACGCCTGCTGAGAATGGGTGGTGCAAAGACCGTCTTCGAGCGATGTCATCAAAGACCATGTTCAGAGCAATCTTCCGCACCATTTTCGGCAAGGAGAAGCCTGATGATGTGTTCGAGCCAATGACCGTCTACAAAAATTTCGATTTGTTCCACAAGTACTTCAATTTTCTCTGGCTCGGACTGCCAATCAAGCTTTTCCCGAAGGCGTGTCGCGCCTTGGAGATGCTGGTACAGATGCCAACATCCAACGACATCATCAACAGGGACGACGTCTCGGACTACATTCGCTACTCCACACAGTTCATGAAGGCACACGGACAGACCGAGGCTGATATTATTGGACACAATCTCGTCTTCTTGCACGTCAACTACAACACCTTCCGCGTGTCTTACTGGCTTATCTACTACCTTACTCAGCATCCAGAGGCTATTGAAGCCCTCGTAGCCGAGATTGACGATACAGTCCGTGTGAAATCCGAAACCTGCGACGATGAAAGCGACATTGAGCTCTCTATTCAAGATCTGGACCGTCTGCCCGTTTTAA ACAGTATCCTGAACGAAACTATTCGTTACACAAGCGGCGTGTTGATGGTACGAGCAATCACTGAAGATACCGCGTTCACGATGGAGGACGGAAGCGTCCATAATCTGAGGGCAGGGGACAGAGTTGCCATGTACCCGCCAGCAATCCACAACGACCCCGAGGTGTTCGAAAATCCTGAA gAGTTTAAATATGACAGATTTATCGATGCCAAATTTTATAAGGATGAAAAGGAGATTCGAAACCCACTCCTCGCATTCGGTTCTCTGTGTCCCGGCAAGAGACTGGCCATGACGCAAGCAAAATGGTTTATTTTCAATCTCGCTCACCAATTTGACTTTCAAACCGAAGAAGGGCAAACCTGTTGTCCAGATGTGAAATACTACGGTCATGAAATCTTACCACCCACCAATGACGTTGATGTCCTCTACAGACGGAGAGAGAATCGCCGCAGAATTGAGTTCGTTCACGACCGGTTTGTAACATTCCATTGTGTTCTTGTCGAAGTAAATCCCTACAGAAACTTACAAAGTTATGTTTTGTGA